DNA from Onychomys torridus chromosome 1, mOncTor1.1, whole genome shotgun sequence:
tagaatttattttcaataatatgttcaaaaagaaaaatatttttttcagacatCTAATATGATTATCATGGGATTTCTGTCTTTTACTTCATCAGTGCCTTACATTTACTGACGGCTGTATGTGGAACCATTCCTGCATTTTTGGAAAGATTGCGATACTGTTTCATTTTCAACTAACATCAGTTTATAGCAATAAATTAACTAATAAAAGTGAAGCAATGTAAAAAGCATTAATAGCAACATTTGGTCATGCAAAAATTCTGTACATTTCCCTGAACTTTGATACAGTTAGAATAGCCATAAAAGACATTAAGTATTGCTTATGGTTTTGCAGTGTCACGTCCAATTGCATTTTATGACCATTGCACGGGAAATagtgaaaaaatacaaagtagaaaatagaaaaataattatctttataTCCTCTTGTATGACTCCTGGATCCTTTTATAAGGTCATCAGCTCGTAGTACCTGTCAAGCTCTCCTTTCTAAATCTTATACTGAAATTATACTtatactcatgtgcatatataccTGTAGACAATATTGGATAAGCTATGCATATGATGGAAAACaagtgattttttaaatgttcatttagaGATTGTGACCTGGCTGAATATTATCCATTATAAGTTCATCAATTTTGCTCCTCATGTCATAATTTTTCCTTTCAATGTAGTCAAATAATATACCATTTTggacatgaaaataaatttaattatcaatttatttgtttatgtacatGAACATGACCTCCAATTCCTTGTCATAGTAAATAGAGCTTAAAAGAAAGTGGGTGAACAGTTGTCTCTAGGTTATGATATGCAGTTCTCAGGGTATGTGCCCCTGAGTGGAATACATTTGTCAAATAGTACTTCCAATTTCAGTTTCTTTGAGAAACCACAAAATTGATTTCTATAATTACTGTATTAAATTCTTCCAAACTGTTTTGGTGAAGAGGGCATTACACTGATGCCATAGGAGGTAAAGACAGAACAACAGCAAAGGATGGGTAAAAGTCAATTTCCCTGAGGATGCTAAATTCCTCAATAAAACACTAACATACAAAACACAGCTTTACAGGAAGACCCTCAGTCATTTTGAATTGGTTCTTGTACAAGGTAAAAGATACTAATCCTATTTTTTCTGGTATTGGTGTTGGCTACAGCATTTACGATATTCCATTGGACCCAGATCACAAGTTCATTGCCAGGCACTATTTCAGGGTTCATGCAGATAGATATTATTAAACATCCTGACTGTGAAATCTCCAAGCAGCCATGATTTCCTGGGGCAATGAAATCACAAGGAGGGCATTTTTGTTGTGAGATTTATGCTGGCTCTTTTGCATATCAGGTGGCAAATACAATAGTCTAACAGCTTCAGTTGAAGACTATAATGGGCCTCCCAGAATAGGATTGGCTTATCTAGACTGTTGATTCAGCCAGCTAAAAAAATGCTCATATTCATTTTAgctaatcttataaaaaaaaacccatactACCTACATAATTTTCTACATTGACATTATCAGTGAGACAGAGTACAAACACTGGATATCAAGCAAAACATATTGTTTCAAATGTTAAAATGagattaaatgatttttattccTTGTCCGGAACAAACAAAGCATGGATATAATAGAGTAATGATATAGgagaaaaaatggaagaaaggatggaaaaaagagagaaatgagggaTTTGAAGTACTTTAGCCACAAATTTTGATTATATAAAATACCAGTGTAGCCTTTTAGGATGGAGGAGAGAGTATAAGAAGACAGAAAGGTAGACACCAGTATCAGAATGTTCTGGGTGACTCTGGATTCAGGGGAGTTTCTGATGGAACCATGAGTGCTTCGGATGTGTTGAACCCTCTGCTTATGTCTGTAAAGAATGTAAATCATGTATCCACTGGACCAGGTCATGAGCAGAGAAAAGAAGACCTCAGGGCATACCACCAATGCTGTATAAAGTGAGCCACCAATTTCACCAATCCCTGCACTATGGCAGTATTCAAAATCCCATTTTCTGGTAACATTGTTTCTATGGTTTTTGACAAGTATGTatgcaaaatgaatgaaatttatgAACAAGTATGTGATCCAGAGGAGGAAAATGTAGCAGCCAATGTTCTTTTCAAATTTGACTTTATGTTCTTTCCAAGAGGATTTCCTAGGGCTAATGGTCAAGACCTGGaagacactcaggaggcaggtgatgCCAATGGACACACTCCTGCCAATTCCTTGGAAGTACAATAGGAGCTTACATCCAAAATCATCCAAGAAATGCTTGAATCCAATAGCTGCCATTGTTTGGGGCACTCCATCAGAAACAATGATCAAGGCATTGGCTGTCAAAAGGTGTATGAGAATCAACTCTGTGGGCTTTAATATGCATTTTCTGTAGTAAAGGATTAGATAGTAGAAAATTAGAGAGATGTTTCCCAGAATTCCAACTGTAGtttcagataagaaaataaaactgaaagccAGAATCCAGAAATCCATTGTGTGATTTGGcataatattggtgaaattatttaggccactccatgtagttaaaagggaggtttattttgtggggtaacttacaatgaaggggtaggttgcagggtctggcaaaggtatagtgcagtccattGGTGTTCACTgcagaactctgcttggtctccctCCAGCATCTGGGGTCCCGGAAACAACTCGTGCCTCCCCTTGGATCCtctgtcttccatttccttctctgccctgccttgtgggtgcgaccattaccgaagcctcaatgggggttggaacttcccagccaatgctgggatggctatccactacagcatAATTTCCTTATGAATACGGAACTGCTATTCTTCTGCTCAAATAAATACTGACAAATATTTACAGTCTGCAGTGGAGGAAGAAGCCTTTAATTGATGGGACTACTGAGAGATTGAAACAAAGTGTCTTTTAAGctcaggtgttcaaggccagtctgaccACTTAAACAGATCTCATCCTTAAAATTTGACAAGAGTAGTTAGTTTCCATGTATGATACTGTGAGACTGCACAATACCTCAGAGCGTTGGAAGGAGAACCATCAAGTTTTATAGAAAATGGAACATTCATAATGATGTGACATAGGCCCATGAGAGACAGTGAAAAGTGACAGCCCATAAAACAAACATATTGCAAGATTTCCAGAATATATTGACATTTTCTAGTCATAgtacaaaagaaaatgtaaataaaagtcaagaaaaaaataaatatatcattgtATAGTGTATATTTTGTCTACAAATAAACTATATGAAGTGAGAGATTTATAATACCACTCAGAACATAGCTATGTTCTTTTGATGTCACaaagttcttacatcttgactcagggAGAGCCATCTTTGGTTTAACCTGAATCACACTCTCCCTTTTCTACTCCTTCCAGGAAAAATCTTTTGGAGAAGTACCCAACAATATTCTACAAACTGAGGGTTGTAATGCCTCAAATAACTGCAAGTTTTACCTTCTTTTATACTGCTTGGTTGTTTTACTCCCTACCTAACCCCGCCAAATGCCAACACAAATAATCTGGTCCTGTTaagttttcctttaaatatttcctgaaaaaataaatttgaggctTCACTATGAGATGTTTTCTCTTATGTAGTAATCAGTCTACTTATCCAGACTCACAATTCCTGCAACAGACttagataaaaaaaattattggaagCACAATATGCATTAGAATGATGCTTTAAGTGACATCTTACATCATGTTAAGAAATGACTTTAGGAAatcacaccacatatacatatatgttagcACATGCATGTCAGGGCTGGTAGAGAGACAGGAATATCTGATACAATGACATCTGACACAATGTAAGTTAAAGCAAAATGTAAGTAAGGCAAAAATGTTACCATGAATTGAAAAGGATGACAACATATGATGAATGACAGCTAATGAAGAAAGTTTTAGAATCTATATTGAAACAGTGTTTTGTGCAGTCATGTACCAATCCTCAGTCTCAGAGGGAAAATCATAGGAAAGAAGGCAGTGGGTCAGAGAGTAAATCAGTTCAGTAGTTTCTGAGTCAATTCTCAGCACACCATACACTATTCATGTAGAAGAAagtatctaaaagtttcttaagTA
Protein-coding regions in this window:
- the LOC118597647 gene encoding vomeronasal type-1 receptor 4-like, with the protein product MDFWILAFSFIFLSETTVGILGNISLIFYYLILYYRKCILKPTELILIHLLTANALIIVSDGVPQTMAAIGFKHFLDDFGCKLLLYFQGIGRSVSIGITCLLSVFQVLTISPRKSSWKEHKVKFEKNIGCYIFLLWITYLFINFIHFAYILVKNHRNNVTRKWDFEYCHSAGIGEIGGSLYTALVVCPEVFFSLLMTWSSGYMIYILYRHKQRVQHIRSTHGSIRNSPESRVTQNILILVSTFLSSYTLSSILKGYTGMCYELESLEIFLSIARSLMLEMYG